The Xiphophorus maculatus strain JP 163 A chromosome 7, X_maculatus-5.0-male, whole genome shotgun sequence region ACTGCGGGGTCGGAGAGTTACTCTGAAGGTCATGGTGCGCAAGGTCGGAGCGCCTCTGGAGCCGGCCAAATACGGAGGTCATGGCATATGTGATAATCTCGCCAAGTAAGGATCTTTGGCACCTcgttgcaaaagtattcatgcccttTGACCTAGAGCTtactcaataaaatacattaaagtttgtgcttGCAACGTGtcaaaatttgagaaaataaaataaaatggtcaaTGAATAAAAGGGTAATGAACAGACGAACATGCAAAGCACCACATGGTAAAAATTGAGACTGATATTGATGCAGGAGTAAAAAGgtgattttgtttcttcttgctGCTTGTCAGGACTGTGATGCTCGCTCAGTCCACTGACAGTGGTCAGCTGATTGCCTCCGCTGTCATCAAGCTGCTCCACGCCATGAAGCTGCAGGTCCAGGACCTGAGAGGGGTCGGCATTCAGGTTCAGCAGCTCGAGGGAAATCAGCCCCAAGCACAGGACTGCCGGGGAACTCGGACACGCTCCATCAAGGACATGTTGTTAGGCCAAGGATCAAATGCCAGAACTACCAACAAAGGTCTGATTTGTCTTCATGGTTCGATCTTTGctgtgtttatttccatctaAACTCCTGGCTTAGTCGTttatatgtgttttaaaaaatgcagcagaCACTCGGCACAAGCAGACTTCCTCGACAGCGGCTCTCTCAGGTAGCTCATCACCACATCCTTTGACACCTGCTGAGCCAGTCCCTGGGACGAGCAAAGAAACGCCCGTCTGCAGAGCAGCGCCAAAACTTTCACGGACCCGTCTCAATCTCAGCATTGAAGTCCCCTCCCCCTCACAGGTAAATCTGGGATTTTTAATGCTGGATCATCGCCAACGCAGGCATGAGATTCTTGCGGTTTTATAACTTTGAGGGGAAAATACCACCGTTTCACAGTAAAGTAGTATTTAGAAAAAGATTTAGAAACATGAtcaaatgcttttatttaaagcagaaaaacaacagttcCCTCTGATACTTAAGCATAGAAAAATCTAACTAATTTCTCTATGGCAGCAAAGTAATTACAAAGAGGCATAGTCCAGTAATgcttattttacttaaaacgaAGTACAACTGGACCTGAAGCTATGTGacttaattgatttttaaagttttaatttctttgttctttaatgtcttactgcatttttttattttgtacaattcATGTAATTTGTTGTatgatttgttttgattgtagaTTATCTCGGATGTCTGTTGAAATTGGGACACTTTTGAAATTGACACTTTGTGTGTCAGTGAGTTTTGCCTATAATGGTATCAGTATCAGTTTATTGAGggtaaatttaaattaattaataaatatttaatttccctttgagatcaataatgtatttttgaatttgataGTTGCATCATTCTATACTCCATTCAGCTGAAGAAAAttcctgccttttttttcccGGCATGCTTATACCAGATCTGACCAACAGCATATTTTAACACCTTTTACTAAATGAGGTTCGTTATCTAGAccttctctattttttttttcttcttcacaattTTTGAATAATTTCCAAGGTGGATCGTTCTGTCCTGGAGGCCCTGCCGGCCGAGCTGAGGGAGCAAGTGGAGCAGTCGTGGACTAAGAGAGACGAGAGGTCAAATCACTGCCATTCACCCGATCTGCAGCTTTCCTCTCCCCATCCTGCGCCCTATGCTCCCCCTGCTGGAACGTTGgtgctgcagtttccaaacCAGCCAGACAATCCGGGAATTGTCCTCGAATTACCAAACTTCTCACAGGTAGAAAAGCACCTGTTGGAAATTTTGACTTGGTGTCCGGTAGCTCTGTGTTAATTCAAGAATAAAGAGTAGTAACTGTCTTATCACGTCTGTAATTTAAGAAATTAGGATTAAGTGGTGTCTCCTGGAGATTTTCAGGACACTCTGCTTCTATAATTGATCGCAGGTTGATCCGGACGTCTTTGCTGTCCTTCCCAAAGAGCTGCAGGATGAACTGAAGTCTGCCTACAGCCGTGCAAACAATGTCCAACCCCAGGTGAAAATGGGTGAGTTAACCAGCGGCTGCCGCCACATAGTTTTTGTTCCCCCTtcatgtagatttttattttttgacatgttGGTTTGTCTGCAGCCGAGCAGAAGAATCCACTGTTGCAGCTGAAGCAGCCTGCTGCAGGAACTGGCGTTGGACGGTTAAAGCGGCGCTACAAGAGGAAGAACGGAGTGAGCCCTGTTAAAAAAGGAACCTCACCCTTAAAGAGACGTCAGGCCACAAACAGTCCAGCCAAACACGTGCCGCCAATAAAACCACTAGAACCTGTGAATGTACCAAAGGTGATTCTGCGTGTGGTTACAGATGGAGAGATTACTTTATTCGTTGCTAACCCCTTTTCTCTTTCACTTCTTGTCTCTTCCTTCAGACTGAAATGAACCCGTCCACCTCAGAACAGGACATCATGGTGTCTGTGACAAAGTCATTGCCTCGTCCTGTTCCAACGTTGGCTGGAGCTTGTGACCTAACGGACATTAAAACTCTCCTACGGGAATGGGTCACCACCATCACAGGTACAGATGTCCCAATGTTGATAAGACATCTACAGTAATGCCGTTTATCTAAGCTTTATAGTGCCACCTTTTGCTGCAGGTCCGGCTGTAATTCCTTTTGGGTGTAGCTTTGTGCtgggattaaattacacattttaagGCAGTTGGGTGTACTGAAATTTATTTAAGGGTGTCAgcgtaggcctgtcacgatgaTAAATTTTGCcagacaataaattgtcccagaagctACTGCGATAAACgagaatattgttgttttgagaacattttcaagtaatataatagcTATAATGGCATAATAAGGCAAGAACACACTCTCAAGGATTAgtaaattttaaattctaatgaacatttaaacactggaacgacaaataaaatgaattatgaagttcATAATTGttaacaaaattatctttcaaagAAAAGGGATAGTTAAAACCAAAGGACCAGACTTCATTTTATCCTTCAGTTTTtagtaaaaagagaaagaaaagagaaaaacgataaatcaagcaaatgaaaatgattgagtttcttttaatttgtcatgtgattaattgatttattgtttattgtgacaggcctcttcagatttgaTCTATTTAGATATGTCATAATAGTTTTGAGGGCATGTAGGCcattttgttcagatttatCTCCATAACTAATGAAAttgcttaaatgaaaaataaactgctacACAACTGCTTACCttttaaaatgcctttttgTTTAGAACCGATGGAGGAGGACATCCTGCAGGTAGTAAAGTACTGCACTGATCTCATTGAAGATAAAGACCTAGAGAAGTTGGATTTGATAATAAGATATATGAAAAGGTCGGTGGTGCACAATATAACATTTTGCATGTGttgttctctctttttatcTGATCTCAGTTTGCTTATAGTTTAttgtcgttttgttttgttttttccttcaggCTTATGCAGGAGTCTGTGGAGTCAGTTTGGAGTATGGCATTTGACTTCATTTTAGACAACATACAGGTGGTTGTGCATCAAGCTTATGGTAGCATCTTGAAGATAACAtgagaagaagaggaaagacgTACCCTGTTGTTGTTCTGCAACAATGTACCGTGTACCAAACGAATCATGACATCTGAATGATTACTATTTGCTGTCCTAGCTTCCCCCGCAgcatctttctttttcctcagtGGCCAACAAAATAATGGCAGGAACGCAAAGAGCCATCGGTGTATTATTTGAAAGCATGTACAGTATGTCACTTTTtgtacaaatatttgttttcagtgttgGAGTAGCTTAAACTGAAGGGCAAAAAACAGTCTCACTTTCAACTTAGTGCAGTTTAAATGGTTGGTAATCCTTATGgttttgttataaatgtgtgatttgttttgttttcctttcctcaGATGTTTAGCACTGCGTTTGATTTGTCGCAGAAGTTTGATACGGGCATGATGTCATACCCAAGTTCAGCTCGTTCTGATTGTAAGTTGGATATTTCACTGTTGAGGTGCTACTTGTATTGTTACAAGCCAGTCACGGCTTCTGTGGATGCAACACTAGAGAGACATGAACGGGAAGTGAAATATGTGACAGACTGAAGTGCAAAGAAACTGGTTATTCCTGCAACTTTCACCATCTTTTATACGTGTGGCAGCCATGACAGATGTTGAACATGCAATGGCGCAGGGACCTCTAGCTTTCCCAGTCGGCATTCAGACTTCGATGtgttctgttcttgtttttacgACTCGGGACTCTGAAACTTTCAAGTACAAATCGAACGCAGCACAGTTCTGtttgctcacttttttttttgtttatttttttacacaccaGTTCTGACCCAGCATTGTAGTgcttagatatttttattttccgttttattttcagcagggCATTCAACTTACCTCACAGGCACAGGTACTAGTGTTGAATATAAGATTCATCATGTTGTAGTGACAAAACCAAACTCTTGGATCACGTTTGGAATTTGCTAACCTCGTAGCAGTCCGAATGCGCATTTGAAGCCGACTGAAATGGTTcaacaaaaagacaatattttttatgcGTGTTATTTTGGTGCTCTGATCTAGAAGCACTTTtttgtggaagaagaagaaagaaagaaaaaactaactgcTGCACTCTGTAGTGTTTCattcaattctgtttttttttttaaagtgccaAACCTTGTTATAGAGtgtaaataatgtttgaaagacctttgtcaaatgttttaaacaaaatgtatgtgGAGGAATTGCCTCTTGTATTGTTTACCAGTAGTGAATTCTTAGTAACAGTCTTTAAATTGTAACTCTGAAGTCTAAAAGCTTGCAAGTGTTCCGACATGGAAATCTGAAGCTAGCCAAAGTATTTCCTGGACAGTAGCAGTCTAATTTGGGAGGACATCAACATATGTAATGGCAATCAATCAGCttattcatttctcttttttgtcgCTAACAAACAAGAGAGGACTGATGAAGATGATGCGACATTTGTTAAGCATTTAAATTAGGTGTAACTCAAGCAGTAGCTTCCTGTTTTCAACAGGTTCTGAATCTGTTGAAATAATGTTGGATTTGGATTGATTCAGGTGACCCATCTTTTGTTATTCACTCTGGAAACGTTGTACGGCAACTGACTTCATTTCTGTACATAGGTCCTGAATTTAACTTGTATGACCTGTTGTTGGAAGACACAGCTAACTGGCTTCTGATCTCCTCACAGAAGACAATAAGTACGTTGTTGAAAAGTTTGCTTAAAGCAGTAATTATATGCAAACCAGATCAGTCTGAATGTAATTTGGAATGTGTGAGTTTTCACTTTTAAGATGTTGCTTCACATCACCTTTCACTTCTTTCATGAAAGAAATGGCCACAAGTAAAAACTGGCCAGTGTTCTCTAATCTGGCTTGTGCCTGAAGACCTGAAGCTGTGAATTTGTTTGTAAGTTTTCTAAACCTTGCTAATAAACTTAAACTTCTAATACTCTACCTGTCCTTTTTGTGCATTAGACATTGCTGCTTAGCGTTGAACAAAGGAAGCCACAAACAGCTAAAGAAGCCTAAACTAAAGTAGTGCTTTTGTAAAAGAGTGGCAAGTAGAAACCATTGTTGAAAGTTGGTCTAAATAAGTCCCAGAAAGTTTTCAGTTTCAGCCTGAACATGGCAACTCAGCCATGTAACATGGCAGTttcagcatcatgctgtggggtggttttgtttaaatcttGGATGAGGATGGTAAATGGTATTAAGATTATGGTAAGCTAAACAAAGAACAATCCTGGATTAAACTCTTCTGAGAGGCTAAAAATCACTGATACTGGAGAGGCTGATGAAACAGTttcatgtaaagcacatttgtgtgatagaatggcccagtcaaagtccagacctaaatccaatttaaaaaatattttttctcctcctcactTTAAAGTGAAGGACTCTTTGTTGGTTTATAATGGACAACAGTAGTAAGACACATTGgcatttgtggttgtaatgtgacacaatgtaaaaatattcaggaaatattttattgatgctttttatttattgaccaGAACTGTTACAATTAGAATTCTGGTCTAAAAAAGATATGTTTGGGCACATGCACAAGTTCTGGTCTGCATTTGTGTAACGTACAAATGTTACacaaacgcaaaaaaaaaaaaaaaaactagaatattgtaaattttgtaaCTCATTTCAGAAGGCAAAACTGTTTCATTTCATCGATTCATTAcacagaattaaatatttatcttatttcTTGTACATTTGATGACTGTGACTTATAGATAATGTGAAAACCCAAAATCCACTATCACGGAAAATTAACACGGTAtttcaaaaatctattttattttgtaagataCCCGGCCGGAAGAGCTATTAATGACATCAAACAGGCCTATTTTGACGTCATATCCAGTGTGGCAGTTTCGCGCATTAACTGTGGTGTCTACCGGCATTATTTTCTGGtactgttttactttattttagttgttataTTGTAAATGTCTATTATAATTGAACAGTTTGCTGATGACAATACTGTTGTTCTTAAtccttccatttttaaaatgtataatacTTTTATATGTAGAAGGTACCGACAGCGTTAGCCTGCTAGCTAGCATATCAAGCAAACGTAACGTAAATTctggtatttgttttatttctgatagCTGACTGTAAGTAGTCGGTCCCTCCTGACATGTTAACTCATAATCATGTTCGGAGCTAGTCTTTAACAGGAGATGAGTAAATAACCGCAACATAGACTTCATAAACTGTTTATCGGTGAAAACAAGGTGTGCCCTGTTGTTACCATGGCTTTTGTTAGCTGCAGGTGTTTGAGATCAACAGCTATTCCActgcttttaattaaatgagcagtggatttaaatttaaaagtaaaatgattGTTGCTCGTTGTTTGTGTTAGACTCGTGCTGAAATAGTGCACATAAGAACTGTTTATATGGCTACACAACTGCTCTGCCAGGTCTTGGTTCCACGTTTTAAACTGCACTTGTACAAAgtttgacattaaataaaaatagaaatattttatgtaacGTGCATAGTTTAACAGAGGaatattaaagatgaaaaacagccaaaaatatCTTTGTTCAGCTCTGGATCCCACTATGGATCACTATGTTACAGTTTTGGTTTGCTGTAGGTGCAGTTCCTCGATTCCATCTGTCccttaaactatttttatttgatattctTTTCAGTTTCCCTAATATTGGCTGACGCTGATATTAATGTGGCTATATTGTGCATCACTACTTGTTAGCATAACAAGCTGATTGCTTGTTATGCAAGCAATCAGCTTGTGCACAACTGGAAACGTTTTAAACATTGGGATTTCTTGTAAGAAATTGAAAAGTGTAgtggctttctttctttcaaccAGCTGATTGACAGTGTGCAGCAATGTGTCGGGAAGAGGTCAGTCCTCCTCCAGTTGCTTTCTtgcttccttcctcctccagttgttttctttatccTGGAAACTAACCCGAAGTTAGTATGTAGCTATATTTAAGAAGTGCAACCTCATATCAAATTGGGTTTTTGCAAAGTGTTTAAATCACACGATACTGTACATTGTTGCCATGTCTCAGTTTCCACATGTTCTTTCTTCCTCCTCAGATTCAGAGCTTTTGACACAGGCAGCCATGGCCATTCCCGTTGAAATCATAAGCAAGGTGATAGAGCAAACGGCTAAGGTGGTAGACGAGCAGGTGGAGGCGCAGCTCAGCAAGCTGAATGAAATGGACGATGACGATCTTGAGAGGCTGAAGGAAAGACGATTGGAGGCACTTAAAAAAGCACAGAAGCAAAAGCAAGTAAGTGTGACACTTTACCCACCTGGATAGGAAACTGGAggtgcttttaaaaacactcagaaaCAGACGCGGGTGACTGGACGTTTGTATAAACTCTGTGTATGAAAGGTGCAGGTGTTTCAAGTTTAGATGGCCAGTTCAGTCAGATCAGTAGAAATCAAAGCAAAAGATTAAACTTGGTGAGGGATTCTGTTATAAGCTGGTGAAGggaaatgagaataaatgaCAATTTTCTAATTAAAGTTTGATAGGAAACCCCAaagacatctttaaaaatacatacattgaGGAGCAGTTATCTTCCTGAGAAAGTAATACTTGGACATCAATTGCACTTAGAAATAacaaacttttcatattttacttgttttgaaTTTTCTACTTTGAAGGAGTGGCTGTCCAAAGGCCATGGCGAGTACAGAGAAATCTCCAGCGAGAAAGACTTTTTTGGTGAAGTAAAGGACAGCAAGAATGTTGTCTGCCACTTTTACAGAAATTCAACCTTCAGGTAACTACACAGCATGTTGcaaacatttggttttaatattttagtttagtttaatttatgaCCACTGTTTTTCTAATAGTTGTTGCAGAAAATCTTTAAAGATGTTAGTGTTAAGTCAAGCAATGTTATTGGCTACCTAAAATACAATTAGTTTCATAATttgtaaatacaataaattatatCTGAGGCATTAACTCAAACTTTTTAGGGAACTAAAAACTGCactcattaattttttttttttactattttagaattaatgttaattaaaataatcaatgcGGAAAATCTAACAGTTTATTCCActtgaaaaaaggaaagatcaATTCCAACCTGAGTCGCTGATGaactaaaactaaagaaataaactgcaaatctacaaaaaaaaacagttttacttttattctcaGATGCAAAATCCATAGGCTTATTCTTGCTGTGCAGGTGAGAACATTGTTACGTTtgccattttgtatttttcttcttgtagaTGTAAGATCCTGGACAAACACCTGACTCTCTTGGCAAAGAAGCATGTTGAAACCAAGTTCATTAAACTAAATGTAGAAAAGGCCCCATTTTTGACAGAGAGGCTACGCATCAAAGTTATTCCTACACTGGCTTTGCTTTTAGATGGGAAAACAAAGGATTATGTAGTGGGATTCACAGATCTGGGCAACACAGATGAGTTTTCCACCGAGATGCTTGAATGGAGACTTGGCTGCGCAGATGTGATTAACTACAGGTAAGACCTGCAGAACAATCACTCCTCCATCTGTGGGATTTCACAAAGGAAGAAGTACGCATTCATTTTAATATCCACCTTCTTGTTTCGTTTTTGTAGCGGCAACCTGATGGAGCCACCGACAGGATCACAAAAGTCTGGCTCAAAGATCACAAAAGTGGAGAAGAAAAGTATCAGAGGGCGAGGTTACGACTCCGACTCCGACGACGACTGAAATGCTTTGATGTGGCTGGTTTTATCTCTCAAGGCTGTCTCTCCGTTATTTCCAGCAGACAGCCctctttcattgttttgttttcatcacctactcatacattttttacaatttaccTGATCTgtgattttcatcttttatttaatgaaatgttatgttttatatttagatcAGTCAAGATATTGCATATGACTAACTTGGAcatacagtaataataataattttgtcatCCTGAGCAAGGAATCACACATGATGTGATTCACTGTTTTAGTCTTCTAATGGCCAATACACTTTAAGCCTTCTTTTTGAATCAGACTTGTTGGTTTCATTGCATTTTTATCAAGTGTTTCGTTAGAACAGAGCCTGTGATGCATGTGGGTGCCAAGATCAAATGTATTCAGTTTTTAGCATCAGAATACATTTATACATAACATGACCACGTAGCAAAGAGTTTCACTTGATAAATATTGATGtaataaaaagcagtaaaataatttcactttccTCCTGTGATTCTTGTTTCCACTGTTTACAGACGGGGTCCCAATGATGTTAATTGacatctgatttattttgaatcaaGAACAGATGCAGGCctgaaaacaaccaaatcaaatttttttcttttgagtgccttggaaaaaatattcatgCAAGTCAAGacgttttctacatttttgtcatgtttccacCACAGCACACCTTCACATATGACAGCTGGCTGTCCTGTCAGCTGTACCGATTCCTGGAGCCTTTGTAAGGGCTTTATAACATCCTGCAAAACTATTAATTTGCCTCGACttactttcagtttctttttatgctacaaccacaaatttctgcatactttactgggattttatatgCTGGAACTATTTTTAGTAATACAAATTAATTGTGGCTTGCTTATGTTTTTCAACCCTTCAAATGTCTGAGCATTGTAGAACCATGTTTCTATGCAATTATAGCAGCAAGTATTTTGAGATACAAATCAGCCTTttctacaaagtaaaaaaattcaaacattttctaagtcaagaagaaaaacagcctAAATGTAAATCAGATTGTTGagcaatttttacattttaagattttcagTGGCATTAAAACCAGACAATTCTAACGTGAATGTTTGAGACGAACCAtttctgttctgctgtttttagggTCGCCGTCTTGCCGCCCCAGTCTCAAAACATTAAACACTGACAAGCTTCTATCATCACTGAACAAAAGCATCTTAACAGTCTAATGCTGCCACGTGCCAATGCGGGGATGCAGTTTGTTCTATTTTGATGGTGGCAAattgtaaatgtgactttttatggATTTATCTGAATAGttaaaagtatttcaaatatttcaatagCCTGATTATATCCATGGATCTAGGAAGGCCAAATTCCTAGGTCCAACAGTCAGGATGTTCTGGATTTCTTTTATGTTCTCTATCAGGCTGTGACTGAGCAGCTGTACTTACAGTgaaataagatatttacacacagCGTGACTCTCATAGCTTTTCCCCCGATATTACACTGAACACATTGGAGCCGACACAAAGGGCACATTTACACTCTGATCATTAGGACAGGTATCGGTTCCTTTCCTCCTATGCTAAGCTTTACCTGTATAGGTTCATTATACTTTTAATTactgaaacaaacttttcaatCATTTAGACATTTAGATACACCAGTAGTTTCAAACTATGTCTTGGTTATTTGTTAAGCTAGGTTTGCTGAGGGATTTCAAACTAATCCAATCACTACAAAATATGTCATTAAGCTCAAAAGACACCTTAGAAGAGAACAAGACTGGAAcctatttttttatatttcttcctatttatttattaacagcTTAAATTTGAACAAACATCACAGAGCAGAACTAAGACTCAATAGCCTTGTTGTCGACAGGTTGGAGAAGGCGACGTACAATCAGCTCTCCCTTGCTGTTGATGTATGTGTCGGCCATGTCCTCCTCAGAAGGGAGACCATGTGGAGTTTTCAGGGGCTGTATCCTTCATGCAACAGGAAACCGTAAAAGGTGGGAGACAATCATACAGTTATATACCTTTTGTCTCTATGATGAATGTGACAGAAGgcttaataaatcattttttaaagtgatctGGCACTACAAATCATTACTTGGATGACTTAATCTGTAGTAATCTTCatggtaatttttttaaatgcctgctttgattttgttactttattatttaaagcacTCTGCATTGTAAAGTAATCTTACCTTATAAGATGCTTGATAATTTTCAGTTGGTTATTAACTGAAGGTGTGTTTTTATGGATTACAGGTTTGTGGGCCTGACAGGAAgacaaacagagagaaagattaAAACGTTGTCTATGCATTATATACAGTGCCATTTGTATTTATGATAGCTTAAGTGTTAGGTTGACAAACACTGTGTTCTTATCTTATTATTGAACAATTATTCTGCCAGCTActagtaataaataaattatgggCTTTATTGACAGGTAGACATAAAGTCCAGGTTGCACACGTGGATCAAGACTTGACTGAATATCTCCCAACTCTTGTTGCTCATTTTAGATGATATTAATAGTACCTTTTGAAGTCCAAAGTATTTCACGATGTTCTTCTCCCAGTATGGCCTTCGCATTGCACTTTTGACCCGGGTCACTATGTGCAGTTTGTGAGGTTGCTCCGGATCGCCTCCATACTTCTCGTGCTCTTTTGATCTCTCTTCAAAAATCTGTCAAACGggaacaaacatttaatttctcatcaCAGACAAGGCAAACGAGCTGCAGCAGGTGCCTTATTTTTACACCACTTCGTAGCAGTGACAATGAAATGCAtcttactctttttttccccataaaatgttgaaaatgaatattaaaaaaatacatataaaaagtgACAAGTGTGAGAACATTGAGTATTTTTTCTTGATTCTCACCGTCTCTGGGATTCTTGATTTGGAAAATTTGCTGCGAGCGGGCACAAACCACGAACAAGGTGATAAAACTGTGGCGTCTTTCAATGCCTGCAACATCAGAAGAAATAGAGACTGTATTGTAGCACTGTGAGCCAGGAGGGTGGTATCTTTTCTGATGCACAAAATTCTGTGAAACGTCGACAACACAAAAAGTTTCTATATCAGATTAATCTTCCATATTCCGTATCTATTCCCCAACTGCAACTGTGTTTTCTCGGAGACTCcacaatacaatacaaaattATTTGACGATTTTCAAATGATCCTACGTCTGAGAGTGTGCATGAATAATTGTCTCCCTGTATTGCTGGTCCTTTTATCTCTTCACT contains the following coding sequences:
- the mrpl30 gene encoding 39S ribosomal protein L30, mitochondrial, which encodes MSGICRSLSFLTSKALKDATVLSPCSWFVPARSKFSKSRIPETIFEERSKEHEKYGGDPEQPHKLHIVTRVKSAMRRPYWEKNIVKYFGLQKAHKPVIHKNTPSVNNQLKIIKHLIRIQPLKTPHGLPSEEDMADTYINSKGELIVRRLLQPVDNKAIES
- the txndc9 gene encoding thioredoxin domain-containing protein 9, whose amino-acid sequence is MAIPVEIISKVIEQTAKVVDEQVEAQLSKLNEMDDDDLERLKERRLEALKKAQKQKQEWLSKGHGEYREISSEKDFFGEVKDSKNVVCHFYRNSTFRCKILDKHLTLLAKKHVETKFIKLNVEKAPFLTERLRIKVIPTLALLLDGKTKDYVVGFTDLGNTDEFSTEMLEWRLGCADVINYSGNLMEPPTGSQKSGSKITKVEKKSIRGRGYDSDSDDD